Proteins encoded together in one Candidatus Binatus sp. window:
- a CDS encoding L-fuconate dehydratase, with the protein MPRKISGLSVRDIRTPTSRTLAGSDAVHTDPDYSATYVVLSTDAGDGLEGHGMTFTLGRGNEVCVAAVRALQHLVVGATLESITGDMGAFWQRLTHESQLRWIGPEKGALHLATAAIVNAVWDLYAKAERKPVWKLVADMTPEQIVSCIDFRYITDALTRADALEILRRNFSTRAEREAQMRKEGYPAYITSAGWMGYPDDKVRRLCREALADGWRAFKIKVGRDSDANVHRAALVREEIGPDNIMMMDANQAWDVGEAIEFMRPLAKFNPLWIEEPTSPDDILGHAAIRRAIRPVGVATGEHAANRVMFKQLMQAQAIDFCQFDNCRLGGLNEVLAVLLLAAKFEVPVCPHAGGIGLCEYAQHTSLIDYICVSGKLENRMTEFADHLHEHFKNPVVVRNGRYMPPTAPGFSIEMKPASLDAFEFPGGAEWRK; encoded by the coding sequence ATGCCGCGCAAAATTTCCGGACTCTCGGTTCGCGATATTCGCACCCCCACTTCAAGAACGCTGGCCGGCTCCGACGCGGTGCACACCGACCCGGACTATTCGGCGACTTACGTCGTGCTCAGCACCGACGCGGGCGACGGACTCGAAGGCCACGGCATGACGTTTACTCTCGGCCGCGGCAACGAGGTGTGCGTCGCCGCCGTGCGCGCGCTGCAGCATCTGGTGGTCGGCGCGACGCTCGAATCGATCACCGGTGACATGGGCGCGTTCTGGCAGCGCCTCACGCATGAGAGCCAGCTTCGATGGATCGGTCCGGAGAAGGGCGCGCTTCATCTTGCGACTGCGGCGATCGTCAACGCGGTGTGGGATTTGTATGCGAAGGCCGAGCGCAAGCCGGTGTGGAAGCTGGTGGCGGATATGACGCCCGAGCAAATAGTTTCATGCATCGACTTCCGCTACATCACCGATGCGCTCACGCGCGCCGACGCGCTCGAAATCCTGCGGCGAAATTTTTCGACGCGTGCCGAACGCGAAGCTCAAATGCGCAAGGAGGGCTACCCGGCTTACATCACCTCGGCCGGATGGATGGGCTATCCGGACGACAAGGTGCGCCGACTCTGCCGCGAGGCGCTGGCCGACGGATGGCGCGCGTTCAAGATCAAGGTCGGCCGCGATTCGGATGCCAACGTGCATCGCGCGGCGCTCGTGCGCGAGGAAATCGGGCCCGACAACATAATGATGATGGACGCGAACCAGGCGTGGGACGTCGGCGAAGCAATCGAATTCATGCGGCCGCTCGCGAAGTTCAATCCGCTCTGGATCGAGGAGCCGACCAGTCCCGACGATATCCTCGGCCACGCGGCGATTCGCCGCGCGATTCGGCCGGTCGGTGTGGCGACGGGAGAGCATGCGGCGAATCGCGTGATGTTCAAGCAACTGATGCAGGCCCAAGCGATCGATTTCTGCCAGTTCGACAACTGCCGGCTCGGCGGACTCAACGAGGTGCTCGCGGTGTTGCTGCTGGCGGCGAAGTTCGAGGTGCCGGTATGTCCGCATGCGGGCGGAATCGGGCTTTGCGAATACGCGCAGCATACGTCGCTGATCGACTACATTTGCGTGAGCGGCAAACTCGAAAATCGGATGACCGAGTTCGCCGATCATCTGCACGAGCATTTCAAGAATCCAGTAGTCGTGCGAAACGGGCGCTACATGCCGCCGACGGCGCCGGGCTTCAGTATCGAGATGAAGCCCGCGTCGCTCGATGCGTTCGAATTTCCGGGTGGCGCCGAATGGCGGAAATAG
- a CDS encoding L-rhamnose mutarotase codes for MKQYGRTINLKNDPEIIERYVEYHRTIWPEVERGLKSIGILRMLIWKLDRQLFMFMETSDEFDAARDWPRYEASHPRIKEWQALMASFQEPAPNAKPGEWWAEMEQVFDL; via the coding sequence ATGAAACAATATGGCCGCACCATCAATCTCAAGAACGATCCGGAGATCATCGAGCGCTACGTCGAGTATCATCGCACGATTTGGCCCGAGGTCGAGCGCGGCCTCAAATCGATCGGCATCCTGCGGATGCTCATCTGGAAGCTCGATCGCCAACTCTTCATGTTCATGGAAACCAGCGACGAGTTCGACGCCGCGCGCGATTGGCCGCGCTACGAGGCGAGTCATCCGCGCATCAAGGAGTGGCAGGCGTTGATGGCGTCATTCCAGGAGCCGGCGCCGAACGCGAAGCCGGGCGAATGGTGGGCCGAGATGGAGCAGGTCTTCGATCTTTGA
- a CDS encoding SDR family NAD(P)-dependent oxidoreductase, giving the protein MFRLDGKNAVVTGAGSGIGHAIATTFAQSGARVFLLERDLDSAEAAARKIRAADGTASAIECDVALAASIDSAFAQVDREAAKLDIVVCNAGIAHVGTVENTSEADFDRIYAVNVKGVYLTAQAGVRRMLKTGGGAILNLASIASLIGLTDRFAYSMSKGAVLSMTRSIAVDYVKQGIRCNCMCPARVHTPFVDGYLRATYPGREAEMFKQLSEYQPIGRMGTPEEVAALALYLCSDEASFITGQAYPIDGGVLVF; this is encoded by the coding sequence ATGTTTCGGCTCGATGGAAAAAACGCAGTCGTGACTGGCGCGGGATCGGGCATCGGGCATGCGATCGCGACGACGTTCGCCCAAAGCGGCGCGCGCGTTTTTCTGCTCGAACGCGATCTCGACTCGGCGGAAGCCGCCGCAAGGAAAATCCGCGCCGCCGATGGAACCGCATCCGCGATCGAATGCGACGTCGCGTTAGCGGCGTCGATAGATTCCGCGTTTGCGCAGGTCGATCGCGAGGCCGCGAAACTCGATATCGTGGTCTGCAACGCGGGTATCGCGCACGTCGGCACGGTCGAGAACACTAGCGAGGCCGACTTCGATCGCATCTACGCGGTCAACGTAAAGGGCGTCTATCTGACCGCGCAGGCGGGCGTGCGGCGGATGCTCAAAACCGGCGGCGGCGCGATCCTCAACCTCGCCTCGATCGCCTCGCTGATCGGGCTTACCGATCGCTTCGCGTACTCGATGAGCAAGGGCGCGGTGCTCTCGATGACGCGCTCGATCGCGGTGGATTACGTGAAGCAGGGCATCCGATGCAACTGCATGTGCCCCGCGCGGGTGCATACTCCGTTCGTGGACGGCTACCTGCGCGCGACGTATCCGGGCCGCGAAGCCGAGATGTTCAAGCAGCTTTCCGAATATCAACCGATCGGTAGGATGGGCACGCCTGAAGAAGTCGCCGCGCTCGCGCTCTATCTCTGCTCCGACGAGGCGTCGTTCATCACCGGCCAGGCGTATCCGATCGACGGCGGCGTGCTCGTATTCTGA